The Mycobacterium avium subsp. avium genomic sequence GCGCGCGGCGGCCGACCGGATGCTGGACGCCGTCGCCTACCTGGACGTGTAGCGGCCTCAGTCCGACGCGACGGTCGTGCTGGGCCGGGCGGTTTCCACGATGACGGTGGTGGCCTTGACGACGGCCACCGCGACGCTGCCGGGGCGCAGCTGCAGCTCCTCGGCGGCCTCGGTGCTCATCAGCGACACCACGGTGAACGGGCCGCACTGCATCTCCACCTGGGTCATCACCTTGTCGCTGACCACAGAGGTGACCAGGCCCACGAACCGGTTGCGGGCCGAACTGCCGATGCTGAGCGGGTCGGCCGGCGGGGCGGGGGCGTTGGTGCGGGAGAAATGGGCCAGGTCCTCGCTGGCGATCACCTTGCGGCCGGCGGCGTCGTGACCGACCTCCAATGCGCCCTGGTTGATCCAGCGGCGCACCGTGTCGTCGCTGACGCCGAGCAGCTCAGCCGCCTGGCGAATTCGCAG encodes the following:
- a CDS encoding TOBE domain-containing protein, yielding MSNLRIRQAAELLGVSDDTVRRWINQGALEVGHDAAGRKVIASEDLAHFSRTNAPAPPADPLSIGSSARNRFVGLVTSVVSDKVMTQVEMQCGPFTVVSLMSTEAAEELQLRPGSVAVAVVKATTVIVETARPSTTVASD